A genome region from Streptomyces sp. NBC_01296 includes the following:
- a CDS encoding FAD-binding oxidoreductase, with amino-acid sequence MDDDLSVRLRASLLEGLPAEALLTDPEVTASYATDMANFCAAGTPAAVVLPRTVEQVQHVLRTATALRVPVVPQGARTGLSGAANASDGCILLSLVKMDRILEINTVDRIAVVEPGVVNAVLSRAVAAQGLYYPPDPSSWEQCTIGGNIGTASGGLCCVKYGVTAEYVLGLDVVLADGRLLRTGRRTAKGVAGYDLTRLFVGSEGSLGVVVQAVLALRPAPPRQLALAAEFPSAAAACAAVCAVMEAGLTPSLLELMDRTTVRAVNALGHMGLPDTTEALLLAAFDTPHAPDDLAAVGKLCTAAGATAVVPAEDEAESELLLQARRMSLTALDTLRPATMIDDVCVPRSRLAEMLDGTAAIAHRYDLLIGVCAHAGDGNTHPVVCFDPADEDETRRARESFDEIMALGLALGGTITGEHGVGVLKKEWLARELGPVGLEMQRAVKQAFDPLGLLNPGKLF; translated from the coding sequence ATGGACGACGATCTCTCCGTACGTCTGCGCGCGAGCCTCCTGGAGGGGCTCCCCGCCGAGGCCCTCCTCACCGATCCCGAGGTGACCGCCTCCTACGCCACCGACATGGCCAACTTCTGCGCCGCCGGCACCCCGGCGGCCGTGGTCCTGCCCCGCACCGTCGAACAGGTGCAGCACGTGCTGCGCACCGCCACCGCCCTACGGGTCCCCGTCGTCCCGCAGGGCGCCCGCACGGGTCTGTCGGGCGCCGCCAACGCCTCCGACGGCTGCATCCTGCTCTCCCTCGTCAAGATGGACCGGATCCTCGAGATCAACACCGTCGACCGCATCGCCGTCGTCGAACCCGGCGTCGTGAACGCGGTGCTCTCACGGGCCGTCGCCGCGCAGGGCCTGTACTACCCGCCCGATCCCTCCAGCTGGGAGCAGTGCACGATCGGCGGCAACATCGGCACCGCGTCCGGCGGCCTGTGCTGCGTCAAGTACGGGGTCACCGCCGAGTACGTGCTCGGCCTCGACGTGGTCCTCGCCGACGGGCGGCTGCTGCGCACGGGCCGGCGTACCGCCAAGGGCGTCGCCGGGTACGACCTCACCCGGCTCTTCGTCGGCTCCGAGGGCAGCCTCGGCGTCGTCGTCCAGGCCGTCCTCGCGCTGCGCCCTGCGCCGCCCCGGCAGCTCGCGCTGGCCGCCGAGTTCCCCTCGGCCGCGGCCGCCTGCGCGGCCGTCTGCGCCGTCATGGAGGCCGGGCTCACGCCCTCGCTGCTGGAACTGATGGACCGCACGACCGTCCGCGCCGTCAACGCCCTCGGCCACATGGGCCTGCCGGACACCACCGAGGCCCTGCTCCTGGCCGCCTTCGACACCCCGCACGCGCCCGACGACCTCGCGGCCGTGGGGAAGCTGTGCACGGCCGCCGGAGCCACCGCCGTCGTCCCCGCCGAGGACGAGGCGGAGTCCGAACTGCTGCTCCAGGCCCGCCGGATGTCGCTGACCGCCCTGGACACCCTGCGGCCGGCGACGATGATCGACGACGTCTGCGTACCGCGCTCGCGGCTCGCCGAGATGCTCGACGGCACGGCCGCCATCGCCCACAGGTACGACCTGCTCATCGGGGTCTGCGCGCACGCCGGCGACGGCAACACCCACCCGGTGGTCTGCTTCGACCCGGCCGACGAGGACGAGACACGCCGGGCCCGCGAGTCCTTCGACGAGATCATGGCGCTGGGACTGGCGCTCGGCGGGACCATCACCGGCGAGCACGGGGTCGGGGTCCTGAAGAAGGAGTGGCTCGCGAGGGAACTGGGGCCGGTGGGACTCGAGATGCAGCGAGCGGTCAAGCAGGCCTTCGATCCACTCGGCCTGCTCAACCCCGGCAAGCTCTTCTGA
- a CDS encoding SsgA family sporulation/cell division regulator has product MHHPVIERELELKLVLSPERSVAVPARLVYLTDDPYAVHVTFHTGSSTPVNWTFARELLVEGVFRPCGHGDVRIWPTKVDNKAVLCMALTSPDGDALLEAPAGSVSAWLERTLRVVPPGTEADRLGLDDALAELLTPTPADDLWMRDPWPSDESADGDL; this is encoded by the coding sequence ATGCACCACCCCGTCATCGAGCGCGAGCTGGAACTGAAGCTGGTCCTGTCCCCTGAGCGCAGCGTCGCCGTCCCCGCCCGGCTGGTCTACCTGACGGACGACCCGTACGCCGTGCACGTCACCTTCCACACCGGCTCCAGCACCCCGGTCAACTGGACCTTCGCCCGCGAGCTGCTGGTCGAGGGGGTGTTCCGTCCGTGCGGCCACGGAGACGTCCGGATCTGGCCCACGAAGGTCGACAACAAGGCCGTCCTCTGCATGGCCCTGACCTCCCCCGACGGCGACGCGCTGCTGGAGGCCCCGGCCGGCTCGGTGTCGGCCTGGCTGGAGCGCACGCTGCGCGTGGTCCCGCCCGGCACCGAGGCGGACCGGCTGGGCCTGGACGACGCGCTGGCGGAGCTGCTCACGCCGACCCCGGCCGACGACCTGTGGATGCGGGACCCGTGGCCGTCGGACGAGTCGGCGGACGGCGACCTGTGA